Part of the Oreochromis aureus strain Israel breed Guangdong linkage group 20, ZZ_aureus, whole genome shotgun sequence genome, tcctatttttttgttatttttgaacACGTGCTAAATTGCATATTTTCACTTTGGTGTCATGTTTATAGGATGTAGCTGAAATATTTGTAGTGCTTACAATCTTAAAAAATGTGGGGggttttgctgtttttccttttttttcattatttgtaACATACTATGAAACAAAACTCTTAATGTCCAAAACTAACTGTAACCTAAACTAAAATcaattttaatgtaaaagtaaATCTGACCAACCAATGCCTAAAAATTGCTCTGAGTTGACGTATGATCACCCCTCGACTCCAGTATTTGGATTTATCCGTTGCACGGATGCGCGCCAAACCACAAAAAAAGGACGAATTAAAGTGgaactttcttcttttttatttattttttttaaagaaaataaaaggagGGGGTTAGTAATTTATAAATATTTGTCCAATGCAGAAAACACTGCCCAGATTGTGCTTAAGGAAAAGTTCTTCTTAAAAGCAACATGGGCCGGTTGGCGATTAAGCTCACAAAACTGATTACAGTTAAAAGATTTTGGCATTTTTATGAACCCTAAATTTCCGCTACATGATACAAAGCAGTTGCAGAGTCTAAATGTCAGATTGTCTTTTTGTTCTGCCCTTTCCTTTCTTGGCTCGTCTCTACATCGGCTCTGTTAGAGCATGCAAAGCAAAAAAAGATTAAAGCGATCTGGAGAAATGTTAGAATAAGTCTATTTGGTAACATTTCAAATTTGGGAAGAACAAAGAAGTCAAAACAACAGTTGCTGGCAGATGAGCTCTGCTTCCATCAGATTTTCATTAGAGCTCTTTGTCCTTTAAATGAAGTGCTTTGATGCAGAGGATAAGCAGCACATCCCTCACAACATTTTCAAGCAGTTCTGGCTACAGAACAGCAGAGCGCTACTGATGAAGTCATCATCTTCTTCGGGGAGTGCAGTGGCACGCAGACTGTTTGTATTCAGAGTGAATAATTGAATGAGACAAGAAAGAGCATTTCATATCAGCAAGCAAGATCATCAATCACTGCCATTATCTCCGTTTCTTTCCCAGTGCCACTTGTCCGTAGCCTGCCGAATCCTCAGCTCCACTCACTAAACTAATTTTCTGTCTGGCATCGACGGCAGCCAGACTGCATCTGGATCCCGGATGCTGTTAGTGGTTTTAGCTCAGCATGTGTTTGAAAAGTTGATTATAATTTACTGCTTGCCACAAGTCTTTCTCCTTGAAGAGCAGAGAAATTTTGACCATGAAATTGAATGTGGGTGACATCAAAACGAGAAATCACTTCTGTTTACACGCAAACACATTAATCTTTCCAGAGCGTGAGGATGAATGGAGCTGAGCTTACAGGAACTCGTCATTCATAGCCGTGCTGTTTTATAAGAGGCCTGCTTGTCTTTCATGTAATTCAGCAGAATTGACTCCAGATTGTTTTGGACTAATCacattgggtttttttaatatttctgttgCCGTATTTGtcaataaaaatgcttttcccTTTGATATTCTTTGATCTTCTCCTAGGCATGTTCAGCTGTCCACAGGACATTTGTACTTATGTTAACACGTCTCTTCACAGATATCGATGAGTGCAGTATAAATCGAGGAGGTTGTAAATACGGTTGCGTCAACACACTGGGGAGTTATGAGTGTACCTGTCCACCGGGGTACAAGCTGCACTGGAATAAGAAAGACTGTATTGGTATGTAGCAGCACTGCCCCCAAGTGGTTGATTCGCTGACATACACTTGAAGCGGGCCTTTTCCACATACTGCTTGTGCAGCCTTTCTCTCTACGCCAGCTTATTGGTGTTAACATTATGTGATACATTGTAGATTGTGTTTTCTCTCAGAGCCTGTGAAATGTCCTCCTGGGCTTGTAGCACCAAAGGCTACACTGACCTGCAGCAAGACTGGCAAGAAAGAGAGCTGCTCTCTTACATGTGCTTCTAAGGCTCACTATCTGGCAGGTATGTCACCATAATTCAGAGTCCAGTCACAAAGTATCTCAGATCCAAAAGATAAGTTTATggacttattttatttttgtgtgaacttttacagaatctgatAACAGCTACTCGGTCAGTTGTGGTATCCCCATCCTCAGAGGGAAGTCCCCCACCAGGCCGAACTCCAACAGCAGTCAGAGCTGCATAGGTTTGTCACTCTCAATATTCATATGGTCGCAGAGTTTTCGAGGACCCAACATGTCAATCACAACAGCACAGACAGCTGTCTTTGCAGGGATGGCAGTGTGATGTTTCAGTGTCCTCCTACCCACTGGGCTGTGTTTGTCTGTAGAGGCTCTGGCCCCTCCAGTGAAGCAGACGGCTTCTTTCAAGATCAAAAACGCCAAATGTCACCTGCATCCTAAGCTGCCTGGCCGAACTGAGGACAGAGGACGGACACTGGGACAAGGTCAGTCCTTAACTGGATAGGTTCCTTTACAgatgtgttgtttatttatttattttaatattgaaAGGTTGACTGCTATATAACAGATCCAAGCAATGTATGCCGGAGCTGCCTTAAAGATATTATGTGATATTGTGTGTCTACAGGAGGAGGGCAGCCCTGCAGCAACTGCCTGGTAACATTTGTCAACCTTAAATGTGACTCCTCCAAGAAAGCTAAAGGTCGACGTGCTCGCAACCCCTCTAACAAAGAAGTAACACGCATTACATTGGAGCTGGAAGCTGAGGTCAAACCTACAGATGCTACAGGTtggacttgttttgtttttttccatcccGAAGGAAAACCTTGATCGACTTAGTTGGTGCTTAAgacataattatttaaaaattattgttttttatggaCTCCAATCCAGGGAGTTGTAATCTCAGCTGCCTGAGACAACGGATGGAGAAGCAGGTTAAAACCTATATCAAGGCCCTGAAGAAGTCCATCAACCAGGAGCGCTTCCTCATCAGAGTTGCCGGTTTGGAATATGAGGTGGCCCAAAAACTTCCCCAAGCTGCTCCTATTCAGGAAAACTGTGGTCCAGGCTGGGAGAGGGACAGTGGCCGATGTGGTAAGACCGGAGAGCAGAAATGGTAGTCTTAGATAAGCTAATTTTGCTGCAAGGATGTATTTAGAAACTTAGGATGTACTCACAGTAGCCAATAAATACCACACGTGAACACATCTGAGCTCCAAAGTTCAATTAATTTGACTAGCGGGAGCACTGGGTCATACCTGAGCGTCAAGTCAGGTTAACTCTGTCCTGGGCTGCTTGAACAGGTGGGCCCAGGCGGAGATTGGTTGGACTTTGTTATATTAATTGTGCCTAATGTTAGTACACCCTAAATGTCAGAATATAACCTTACGAAATGTCGCATTGTGCATCATTGTTTGATAGAGGGTGTGTCTTTAGCTAGTCTTCAGGTGAGGTCTCTACACAACAAAACTAATCAGTCATCACCCAATCAGACCCAGCCACAACCGTAGGAGATCCGCTGATTTAAGTGTCATCCGGTATCGTGTGATGGCTCTACTATAATCCAGCTCTGCATCCAATTAGCAAATGTAATAAAGGACACGCAAGTTAAGCTGTTTTAGCCAATTGCTTCTGCCCCTGCAAGCTACTTTGGAACCCACTATCACCTGAGGTGCCATTAacgataaaacaaaaaaaaaaactgtgttaaTCTGCTCTGGTTTAGATTAACCACCAGAATTAATAGAAATTATCCCAGATACAAATAACAAATGCATATTTGtgcatatgtatatagtgcATATTTTATCCATCCACGTTACATATTTACTTAATGAGGAGTTATTATAGCTAAGTGTGTCCTTATCTCTAACTGAAGCCATTGTGGATGTTCTCTCAGTTAGATGTTTGCCAGGCTCTTACTACCACGGTGAGCAGGAACGCTGTGTCCAGTGTCCACCTGGCACTTTCCAGGAGAAAGAGGGGCAGCTGGCCTGTGACCTCTGTCCTGGAAGCGATGGCCATGGGCCTGTGGGCGCACGGAACATCTCCTCCTGTGCAGGTAGCCTTGTTTAAAGTCCCACGAACTATGTTAAACATCCGTTTCTGACTCATTAAAAAGCCTGATCCCTGTGTTGTTCACATCAAATCCAGGCCAGTGTCCAACAGGGTACTACTCCAGCAGTGGATTCAAACCTTGCCTGCCATGTCCTCAGGGCTATTACCAACCAGATTTGGGACGGACCCTGTGCTTTCCCTGTGGGGGAGGACTCAACACCAAGCGGGAAGGGGCCAGCTCCTTCCACGACTGTgaagtcaaaggtcaactttttaTCTTtgctggggggaaaaaatcaaaatataaacTTCAAACTTCTTCGCttaatgtttttactttttccctGTAGTTGATTGTTCTCCAGGTCATTACTACAACACCACAGTACACCGCTGTATCCGCTGCCCTGTGGGGACCTATCAGACAGAGTTTAAACAAAACTACTGCATCTCCTGTCCTGGAAATACCACCACTGATTTTGATGGTGCCACAAGTGTCTCACAGTGCAAGAGTGAGTATGaaaattattgttttgtgttgttcatTTTTCTCAGACATGGGCTTGAATTTAATTTGATACGTTTGTGTGCGTCTAGACAGGCAATGTGGCGGGGAGATGGGTGAGTTTATGGGTTATATTGAGTCACCTAACTATCCTGGTAATTACCCTGCAAATGTGGAGTGCATTTGGAACATCAACCCACCCAGCAAGCGCAAGATCCTAATTGTTGTGCCAGAGATTTTCTTGCCTTCAGAGGATGAATGTGGAGATGTGCTGGTTATGAGGAAGAACTGTAAGTGGCCCTCTTTCATTAGCTTTCATTGAAATGTAGTAATTTAATCACACTATAAACCtggtcatttttcttctttaacacaAGGGTCAGCTACGTCCATCACCACCTACGAGACATGTCAGACGTACGAGCGGCCCATCGCCTTCACAGCTCGGTCCAGACGTCTCTGGATTAACTTCAAGTCTAATGAGGCTAACAGCGCCAGAGGCTTTCAGATCCCCTATGTTACCTATGATGGTATGAAACATTATCACTTTTCTCACCAGATGGCTTAGATTGTGAACTGTTATGTGTCTAAAATTATTCTGACAGACTTTATTTTGACCTTAAAGGGttgttttataaaataaatgaaagaaaaaaccccTATATATCTAGTGGGATCAGTGTATCCAGGcagtattatttttaatatatacaaatatcacACTTGTGGTCGGAACAACTGTAAACATAAACGTGGCAGG contains:
- the scube3 gene encoding signal peptide, CUB and EGF-like domain-containing protein 3 isoform X2 → MYMHALIRASLGFVGFCLVAFVQQSASGSKTTQDVDECAEALDNCSIDAICQNTLKSYKCICKSGYKGDGKHCEDVDECATEYNGGCVHECINIPGNYRCTCYDGFRLAHDGHNCLDVDECSEGNGGCQQICVNMMGSYECRCREGFLLSDNQHTCIQRPKVQPDGTKNEGPTCMDKNHGCAHICRETQKGGISCECRPGFQLTRNMKDCKLTCNYGNGGCQHICEETDQGPKCSCHMKFVLHSDGKTCVETCAVNNGGCDSTCHDSVTGVRCSCPVGFTLQPDRKTCKDIDECRLNNGGCDHVCRNTVGSFECSCKKGYKLLTNERTCQDIDECSFDRACDHFCVNSAGSFQCHCHKGYVLYGLAHCGDIDECSINRGGCKYGCVNTLGSYECTCPPGYKLHWNKKDCIEPVKCPPGLVAPKATLTCSKTGKKESCSLTCASKAHYLAESDNSYSVSCGIPILRGKSPTRPNSNSSQSCIEALAPPVKQTASFKIKNAKCHLHPKLPGRTEDRGRTLGQGGGQPCSNCLVTFVNLKCDSSKKAKGRRARNPSNKEVTRITLELEAEVKPTDATGSCNLSCLRQRMEKQVKTYIKALKKSINQERFLIRVAGLEYEVAQKLPQAAPIQENCGPGWERDSGRCVRCLPGSYYHGEQERCVQCPPGTFQEKEGQLACDLCPGSDGHGPVGARNISSCAGQCPTGYYSSSGFKPCLPCPQGYYQPDLGRTLCFPCGGGLNTKREGASSFHDCEVKVDCSPGHYYNTTVHRCIRCPVGTYQTEFKQNYCISCPGNTTTDFDGATSVSQCKNRQCGGEMGEFMGYIESPNYPGNYPANVECIWNINPPSKRKILIVVPEIFLPSEDECGDVLVMRKNWSATSITTYETCQTYERPIAFTARSRRLWINFKSNEANSARGFQIPYVTYDEDYEQLVEDIVRDGRLYASENHQEILKDKKLIKTLFDVLAHPHNYFKYTTRESNELLPRSFIRLISSKVSAFLRPYK
- the scube3 gene encoding signal peptide, CUB and EGF-like domain-containing protein 3 isoform X1; amino-acid sequence: MYMHALIRASLGFVGFCLVAFVQQSASGSKTTQDVDECAEALDNCSIDAICQNTLKSYKCICKSGYKGDGKHCEDVDECATEYNGGCVHECINIPGNYRCTCYDGFRLAHDGHNCLDVDECSEGNGGCQQICVNMMGSYECRCREGFLLSDNQHTCIQRPKVQPDGTKNEGPTCMDKNHGCAHICRETQKGGISCECRPGFQLTRNMKDCKLTCNYGNGGCQHICEETDQGPKCSCHMKFVLHSDGKTCVGERSVQSQAAPQLFPNETCAVNNGGCDSTCHDSVTGVRCSCPVGFTLQPDRKTCKDIDECRLNNGGCDHVCRNTVGSFECSCKKGYKLLTNERTCQDIDECSFDRACDHFCVNSAGSFQCHCHKGYVLYGLAHCGDIDECSINRGGCKYGCVNTLGSYECTCPPGYKLHWNKKDCIEPVKCPPGLVAPKATLTCSKTGKKESCSLTCASKAHYLAESDNSYSVSCGIPILRGKSPTRPNSNSSQSCIEALAPPVKQTASFKIKNAKCHLHPKLPGRTEDRGRTLGQGGGQPCSNCLVTFVNLKCDSSKKAKGRRARNPSNKEVTRITLELEAEVKPTDATGSCNLSCLRQRMEKQVKTYIKALKKSINQERFLIRVAGLEYEVAQKLPQAAPIQENCGPGWERDSGRCVRCLPGSYYHGEQERCVQCPPGTFQEKEGQLACDLCPGSDGHGPVGARNISSCAGQCPTGYYSSSGFKPCLPCPQGYYQPDLGRTLCFPCGGGLNTKREGASSFHDCEVKVDCSPGHYYNTTVHRCIRCPVGTYQTEFKQNYCISCPGNTTTDFDGATSVSQCKNRQCGGEMGEFMGYIESPNYPGNYPANVECIWNINPPSKRKILIVVPEIFLPSEDECGDVLVMRKNWSATSITTYETCQTYERPIAFTARSRRLWINFKSNEANSARGFQIPYVTYDEDYEQLVEDIVRDGRLYASENHQEILKDKKLIKTLFDVLAHPHNYFKYTTRESNELLPRSFIRLISSKVSAFLRPYK